The Paramixta manurensis region TAGCCATTACCACCAACGTGCGATCGCGGCGGAAAGCAAAATGCAGACACAACTAACGCTGATTAATGACCTGCGACAGCAGCAAGCTAATGCTGCCGCGATTGATATGCACTATACCCAGGAGTTATCGGATGCGAGGAAGACTATTGACCAGCTTCAACATGATGTTATTGCTGGCCGCCAGCGGTTGCAGCTCAACGCCACCTGCCGGAAACCTTCAACCGCCGCCGCCACCGGCGTGGATGATGATGCCAGGCCCCGACTTACTGACGCCGCTCAACGGGATTATTTCACCCTCCGCGAGCGTATTGCCACCGCAACCCAACAAATAGCCGGTTTGCAGGCCTATATCCGCGCCATGCGGGCATTACCCTGATTAACTGCCAGATCATCCATTTTCGGCAGGATACTTTGCTTTAGTCAGGAGTATGTCCGCTCTAATTCATAAAGTTACACTGCGAATATTCACGTTAGGATACTAAATAATGAGCCAGACCTTATACGAGGCTAAACCACCGTTGGAAGTGTTTAGACAGATTGCATTAGAATTTGCAGAAATTCCCGATGAAACTATCAATGATTATCTTGAGCTATCTACTCTTTTTTTAAGTAATAAAAGTTACGGCGAAGCAAATAATATAGCCTTGGCACTTATGTCAGGCCATATGATGGCATCATTGGGCTGTTTCTCCAAAGAGAGTTTTACTTCCACTGCCAGAGTAATTTCCCGTACTGAAGGAGATTTATCAATTTCTTATGAGAGTATTTCTAATGACACAGATTACCTTTCTACGACAAGTTATGGAAATCTACTATTGCTGCTCGAGGAACGTATGGTTGGGGATAATAGCTCTGAAAGTGAAAAATGAACGTGGAAATTACCCAAAATTAGCCAAGAATGAAAGGGGTTAATAGTATGGATTCGTTCCGCAGGCCTTTGAGCGTATTAACACCATTGCCAGGTGTTTTTTTTGGTGCCTACGAAAATGGAGAATGGAAAGATAATGGTGGGGTAAAATCTACAGTTTATTTTTCGGTGCAACCACTTAATAAAAATGGAGGGCTAGAATCCTTGCCAGAAGGTAGGCGGGTTAATGATTATTATCGGCTGTATAGCGATGCGAAATTGCAAGTGATTGGTGACGGTGAAAATTTTCAACCTGCCATTGTCACTATCGATGAGTTTGAGTATGAACTAACATATCGGGAGACTTGGCAGAGCGGAATTATACCGCATTATAAATACTATGCAGTAAGGAAATACGATGGCTGACTTTATCGAGTCTGTTACCGAAACGCTATTTTCAAATATCATCAATATTCCTGTTGTACGTGCTAATCAGAATGGGCCGCGGCCAAAATTACCTTATGCCAGCTATCAGATAACTGCCTGTAAAACAGTAGGAAGTGACGAGTATGGAGAAATAGATGATGACGGGGTTATACAAATTAAAGGAGTTCGTGAAGGTACGATAATGGTGAACTTTTTTGGCGCCGATGCCAAAGAAATTGCCGGAGACTTAGTCAATTGCATTAAAAAAATATCATCGCGAGAATTAATGCGGAAGTTAAAGCTAGTTATCAGTAATACTGGCAACGTATCTGATATCACTGCATTACGTGATGATATGCATTTTGAAACAATGGCTAATGTAGAACTGACTTTTAGGTATACCTGTCTTTATACCGATCATGTGGGAATTATTGAAACTGTTGACGCAGCCAGTACGGTTGGCAAAGAACCTATACATCAAGTTATTACCATTGACTAATACGGAGTATTTAAATGTCATCTCTTAACCAAATTGCTAGTGTTGATATTAATCTTAATACCGCAACGGTAGGAAAAGCTAACTTTGGCATCCCGTTAGTTGTATCGCCAACGACTGCGTTCGGTGAACGTGTTCGGCGGTATTCGAGTTATTCATCCGCTGTTTCAGATCAGCTTGATTCTCATACGCTCTCTGCTTTACAGGCGGTATTTAGTCAGACACCTCGACCAAAGCAAGCCTACGTTGGACGTCGTGATGCAGCTACAATTGTGGTAGTGCCAAAAGATAGTAGCCCGATTGAAGGTGAAATTTATTCTTTCACTGTTAACGGTACAGAAATCAGTTATACCGCAATGAAAGACGACACGCTTGATTTGGTTGCTACTGGCCTAAGTGAGGCAATGGGATCTGAGGTTGAAATTACTGATTTTTTTAACGCTCCAACTGTCTCCGAAGGGAAAGTTACATTAACAGTCAAAAATCATCCAGAAAGCACACTAACCCTTTTTGGTAAAGATAATGTAAGCATCCAGTCTATTGGTGCAACTGATAACCTTGCTTCCGATATGGATAAAATTAAGGCAGAAGATAATACCTGGTATGGCTGGTCATTAGTCGAGTTAAACGATGATTTGATCACTCAGGGAGCATCCTGGACGGAAACGCAAAATAAGTTATTTTTTGCACGTTCAAATACTGCTTCCATTTGGTCAGCTGACAGTGATGACCTTGCTAGCCAACTTATGGGAAAACAATATCTGCGAACTGTATTAATTGCCGATAAATTCGCAGCTACGCAATATCCTGATGCTGCAGTCATGGGACGCTTCTTTACCAAGGATCCGGGAGAGGCGGTGTTTGCTCTGAAGTCGCTAGTGACGATCGCGGATAGTAAATTTACAGATACAGAAAAAGCTAACATCATCAAAAAAAATGCCAATACTTATGAACAATACAGTGACGGAATCTATCTTTTCGGGGTAGGTACTGAACAAAAACCATCTGGTCGTGTAGTTTCCGGCGAGTGGATTGATGTAGTACGCGATCGTGATTGGCTAACTGACGATATCCAGACTTCTCTGGCGAGTGTGAAAGTTCGCAATGGAAAAATCCCCTATACCAACGTAGGTATTGCATTAATTATCAATACACTTCGCGCTCGGCTCGCTAATGCTCAAATTCAAGGTGTAATCGCACCAGATGAAAAAAATAGTGCAGGGGAAACCGTCCCTGGCTTCAAAATCGATTATCCAAATGCAGCGGATATTGATGCAGATACAAAAGCTTCTCGAATCCTCTATATCAGCTTTATTGGGTTACTTTCCGGCGCAGTTCAATTGACTCAAATTGATGGCACTCTTTCTTACGATTATCAATAAGGAGAATTTAAATGGCAGCTAACTATAGCTTATCAGGCACTTTTGATGGTTCTGAAGTTCATGTAATTATTGGAACAGTGCCTCTATCAGGATTTTCAGATGGTGATTCAATTACTGCTACTCGTTCGGGCGATTTATTTACTAAACGCTCAGGGTTAGATGGTTCAACCGGTCGCTCTAAAAATACTGACAAATCAGGGACAATTGAAGTTCGGTTATTATCAACCAGTGCAGCAAATGACGCGCTTTCATTATTGATGAATATGGATAGTCTTGGGCTTGAAGGTGATGCTGTTTTTCCGATTAGCGTGGTAGATATGTCAGGTCGTACTGTTATCTCTGGCAGTGAATGCTGGTTACAGACGCCTCCATCTGTAGCTTTCTCAACTAATGCTGTTGGGGAAAGGGCTTGGGTATTCGCTGCTGCATCTCTACAACTCTATGTCGGTGGCAATAATTAAGGTGGGATAAATGGAACGTTATAATTTCGTGATCGGGGAAAAAGAGTTTTCTGCTATAAAAGTAAACGCCTTTTCTGCTGCCCGCCACTTAGTAAAGTTAAAAACCTTACTCGATAAAGGACTCGCTCAGGGGACGGAGGCAAATGCTATCGCATTACTTTCCGGCGTCGATGAAAAAACTCTGGAGACAGTCATTATGCCAATCTTACGTGACGCGCTAGTAACCTGTACAACGGATAACGTGAAACTAGATAATGAGCAAAATGTTAATCGGGTATTTACAGCGGATACGCTTTTCGATTTCTTTGACGTTATCTGGGAGGTACTAAAGCTGAATTTCGCCCCTTTTTTCACTCGAGTCTTGAACCTGTTTGGACTGAACCCGGGAGATCTTACCGATCGGGTAAATATGCTGGCAGCAAAAGACCAGATGGGAAATTAAGGGATGACGTAACTGCGGAATGGTTGGTATGGCGCCCAATAATGCGGCAGATGTGTACCGTTGAGGGCGTCAAATCTGGCCAGGTTTCTGTCGAAGACATCATCAAGCTGAATGGTCTCATTGATATGGTGGACTATTACAGCCAGCCGGAAGAGTAAGTATGCTCATACGTGAACTTTTAGTCCGTCTGGGCCTGACCGGTGGCGAAGCCACCGGTCGCGACCTGGATAAAATTGATGTGAAAGTTAACCAACTCATGGATAGTTTTCGCAGTCTTAGTGGTGTGCTTAGCAGCGTGTTATCTGTCGTTAATATTGCGGATGAGATGCAATTATTGGAGTTTCGGTTGGGTAAAGTGATCACTACTACTAATGGTGGCGCTGAAGCAATGGATAACCTTTCAAAACATGCCAATGATGCGAGAGTGAATATTGAAGCATATGCTGATGTTTATAGCCAAATGGGAGCGGCTACACATGGGCTTATCAAATCTCAGCAAGATTTACTCAATATTACCGACTCGGTCGAGATGGGGCTCCAACTCGCAGGTGCAAGCACTCAGCAAACTACCAATGTAATAATGCAGCTAACGCAGGCCATGGCGGTAGGTAAATTACAATGGTCTGATATGCAAGTCATCATGCAAAACTCTGAAGGTTTTGCCTCCCGTCTGGCGGCTTCTCTGGGAACGTCACTAGATCAAATGGCAAAAGCCGCCCAGGGAGAAGGCAGTAGTATTAGCAGTGATAGAGTCATAAATGCATTGCGTAATATATCAAGTGGAGTAAAGGAAGAGTTTTCTTCTATGCCAATGACATTTGAACAAGGAATGACGGTGGTTGCTAATCGCTGGGATATGTTTATCCATCGCCTGAGTCGCAGCACGGCGATTGTTCCCCTGATAGCAAATGATTTTCTGTGGTTGGCTGATAAGGTTGAATACATATTTGATCAGATTATTAATGCATTAGGTGGTGCAGAAAATGCAGTGAAATGGCTGAGTGTTGCTTTTGGCGCTGCTGGATTGGTTGGTATTATCGGGGCCGCCTCTACCGCTTTTACGGCGCTTATTTCACCTGTGGGGCTAATTATTGCTGGCCTGATATTACTTTACGGTGCCGCTGAGAATGTTTATCGATGGTTTAAGAAACAGCCTTCTCTATTGGATGATTTTATCGGCCCTGCAGAAAAATATCATGACGAAATAGATGGAATCACTAAAGGGCTTGATGATTTAGCAGAGATAGCTAAGTTTGCTCTTCGTATGCTTGAGAATCTTAAAAATTTTATGAACTCGTTTCAGGATTCGGCGCAAAGCCTTGGTGACAAGCTTGGAACAACGAAAGTAGCGCCCTGGATCAAACAAAAGTTAGGTTGGTTTATTGATGATCTTAGTGGCTGGGCCTCTCAGGCTAATGAGCAAACATATGGCGTTTTTGATGTGCCAAAGATGTGGAATGATATGCTGAGTAGAATCAGGGAAAGTAATCGTAATTCACAAGTTCCCGTAGCTAGTTCAGTAAATAATATGAGTGTTGACACTGGCTTCTGGAAAATGCAAGGAACGTTAGGAGCTAAATCTAATTCGGTTACTATTTCAATAGGTACAATAAGCGTGCCGCCGGGTACAACGCAAGAACAGATGAGCTATTTGAATGATGTCGGACTAGAAGTTTTTAATGACGTTGGCTATAGGCTGGGATCATTAGGCGATGATATGAATTTTAATAGGGGGTAAGAATGTCTTTTTCTGACCTTTTGGGTTTTACATGGAATGGTGGGTTGGATAATTTATTCCATGTTAGCAATGAAGTTATTGGTTCACTAGAATTTGATTCGATTGATAGCGAAACGCATGACTGGCAGCGTGACATAACGCAAAATCCAGTAGAAAATGGGATACCTATTGCTGATCATATTATTGAAAAGCCAAGAAGCTTGACAGTTACAGGAATGATTAGTAATTCTCCCATAACGGAAGCAGAAATATTTAGCTCGCAGTTTAATAGTGTTAACATTGAGGAACGGGTTGCTAAAGCATTAGCAACACTTGACGACCTTTACCACGCTAAAATTTTGGTAACTATCTATACGCGGTATATGATTTATAAAGATATGGTCATTACAAGTATTAATATTCCGCGAACTCCTGATATTGGTGACGCAATAGTATTTACCTTACAAGCAACACAACTTCGTATCGTTTCAGCACAATCTACTCAATTACCCAAAGGCCTTGGTGTAAAGAAAGTTACGGATAGTGAAGGTAAGGCGGGTACCTCCAACAGTAATGACATAGCTACACGAAAACGAGCTGGTGGCATGAAAAATAATGGAAAAGCATCTTCCGATAAAGGTCCCATTAAGGATGGAAGTGAAAGTAAAAAGGATTTTAGATAAACCAAAGAAGAATATTTAAAAATAACCACAGGAAGTTAAGTATGATAACAGTTAATTTTCTTTCTGGTTATCCCGACCAGACAGTAGATATGGCTATAAATGAACAAACTTTCACGCTTCGGATAAAATGGAATGAACGTTTTTCTTTCTGGTCTCTTAGTATTTATGATCGCCAGTTTACTCCTATTGTCTCGGGAATAAAGATGGTTAGAGATTATCCTCTTACACGCCATTTGTCATTAAATGGAATTAACGGTGATTTTATTTTTATGAGAAACTTTGGTGTAAAGGAACAGGCGAGTTTTAATTCTATTGACAATGATTTTTCGCTAGTTTATCTGGCTGGAGATGAAATAGATGCCGCTATTTCTGAGAGTAGCTGAATTAATCATCGCGCAAACAAACAAAAAGGCTATTAGCGTAAAAGACTTACGGCTTAATTTTAGCATTCAAAAAACATCATCTAAAACTGTAAATAAATGTACTCTAAAAGTCTATAATGCCTCGCCGGATACAATAAAAAAAATGGAAATTATAAATAATATTGTTATCCTAAAAGTCGGTTATGAACAAGATATAGGGGCTGTAACGTTATTTACCGGTACAGTTTGTCGGTCTCTGACATATGTAGATGGCGCGGATACTATTACAGAAATAGATTTACGAGATAGTGTGATTCCCCTGAGAGATGCAAAAATATCGGTAAGCTATCCCCCTCATTACTCTGCGCTTGCTGTGTTAAAAGGGGTGGTTTCTAATTTTGGCTTGCCAGTGAAAATGTCTTTAAATGTTAATGATAAGCAATACATTTCTGGTTTTGCATATAACGGACGTGCTCGTGATGCAATGGATAGGGTATGTGATTTTCTGGATCTTGAATGGTCTGCTCAAGATGGAGAGTTACAAATCATTCGTAAAGGTGGTGTGTATGCTGAAACGGCAGTTGTACTTTCCAAAGATACCGGCTTGATTGGTTATCCACGTCGTGAGGCGGAAACAATGACGGAAAAAAGTAATGCCCAAACTGGTATAAAATACGAAAGTAACCGTGTTACTCACAACAGTATAAATGTTGAAGATCCAACCGCTAAAATAAAAAATCGGCAAACGCTTGATGGAGCCGGTTACCGTGTCAAGTCGTTGCTTAATCCAGCTATATACCCGGGAGCCTATGTTAAGCTTATTTCAAATAACATTCATGGTGAGTTTTTCCGTGTCGAGGAAGCTAAATATATTGGCGATACTCATGGACAAGAATGGAATGTTGAAGCACTACTGAGGTATCCGAAAGATGGCGGACAAAAGTGATTTTATTGAAGCGCTGACTCAGGTTATCGGCGGCGAGCTTGACCAAGTCAATACCGCGATTCCATGCACGATTCTCGAGTATAACAACGGCAGAGTCACTGTTAGACCTGATGGTGAAAAACGATATCCTGATGGTGATAGTAACGCTTATCCGATCTTACACAACCAGCGGTTTGTATGGCCCAAATTTGCTAACGGTCAGGCGGGGATAAAGGGGCCGGTTACTGTTGGTGACAAGGGGCTTCTGATTGTTTGCCAGCAGTCAATTGATGACCCAGATGATTTGCGGCGTTTTGATCTTATCGATAGCTACGTAATACCCGGTGGTGACTATGACGACTCGGTGCCAGGCAACAACGATATGCGCTTGTACTTTGGTAAAGCTTTTTTGGCTTTTGATGAAGCTGGGAAATTACTTATTAATGCACCTGGTGGCGTTGAGGAAACCACACCCTTGCATCTTCTGAAGGGCAAGTTAACGGTTCAACAACTTTTGACTTATCAAGGGGGAATGACGGGGACTGGCGGTAATGGTTCAGTAGCGACGATTAATGGGACAATGCAAGTTACAGGTGATGTGGTGATAAATGGAATAAAAATAAGCACTCATAAACATGCTGGAGACAGCGGAGGAACTACGGGAGGCCCGCAAAATTAATAATTTTATGCAACTTAATATTTCTATCAGGCGGTTTTTATTTTAATTCTAATATTAACTGTAATTCACCATTAAGTGACTCTTTATTTATGGAGGCATATGCTCGATTTTAAATTAAAACAGGGGCAGGTTGTCTTTGAAAATGGTTTGCTCCAATACGTCGATGGGGCAGAACGCATCAGACAACAACTTGAATTTAGATTGTCTATTTTTCGAGGTGAGTGGTTTCTTGATAGCGAATTT contains the following coding sequences:
- a CDS encoding Gp138 family membrane-puncturing spike protein; this translates as MADKSDFIEALTQVIGGELDQVNTAIPCTILEYNNGRVTVRPDGEKRYPDGDSNAYPILHNQRFVWPKFANGQAGIKGPVTVGDKGLLIVCQQSIDDPDDLRRFDLIDSYVIPGGDYDDSVPGNNDMRLYFGKAFLAFDEAGKLLINAPGGVEETTPLHLLKGKLTVQQLLTYQGGMTGTGGNGSVATINGTMQVTGDVVINGIKISTHKHAGDSGGTTGGPQN
- a CDS encoding phage neck terminator protein; amino-acid sequence: MADFIESVTETLFSNIINIPVVRANQNGPRPKLPYASYQITACKTVGSDEYGEIDDDGVIQIKGVREGTIMVNFFGADAKEIAGDLVNCIKKISSRELMRKLKLVISNTGNVSDITALRDDMHFETMANVELTFRYTCLYTDHVGIIETVDAASTVGKEPIHQVITID
- a CDS encoding phage baseplate protein, whose translation is MSFSDLLGFTWNGGLDNLFHVSNEVIGSLEFDSIDSETHDWQRDITQNPVENGIPIADHIIEKPRSLTVTGMISNSPITEAEIFSSQFNSVNIEERVAKALATLDDLYHAKILVTIYTRYMIYKDMVITSINIPRTPDIGDAIVFTLQATQLRIVSAQSTQLPKGLGVKKVTDSEGKAGTSNSNDIATRKRAGGMKNNGKASSDKGPIKDGSESKKDFR
- a CDS encoding phage baseplate plug family protein, whose amino-acid sequence is MITVNFLSGYPDQTVDMAINEQTFTLRIKWNERFSFWSLSIYDRQFTPIVSGIKMVRDYPLTRHLSLNGINGDFIFMRNFGVKEQASFNSIDNDFSLVYLAGDEIDAAISESS
- a CDS encoding phage tail assembly chaperone; amino-acid sequence: MERYNFVIGEKEFSAIKVNAFSAARHLVKLKTLLDKGLAQGTEANAIALLSGVDEKTLETVIMPILRDALVTCTTDNVKLDNEQNVNRVFTADTLFDFFDVIWEVLKLNFAPFFTRVLNLFGLNPGDLTDRVNMLAAKDQMGN
- a CDS encoding lysis protein — protein: MNSLSLALWLKTHWRGLLWMMLLLMVIASTCLISHYHQRAIAAESKMQTQLTLINDLRQQQANAAAIDMHYTQELSDARKTIDQLQHDVIAGRQRLQLNATCRKPSTAAATGVDDDARPRLTDAAQRDYFTLRERIATATQQIAGLQAYIRAMRALP
- a CDS encoding phage protein; the protein is MPLFLRVAELIIAQTNKKAISVKDLRLNFSIQKTSSKTVNKCTLKVYNASPDTIKKMEIINNIVILKVGYEQDIGAVTLFTGTVCRSLTYVDGADTITEIDLRDSVIPLRDAKISVSYPPHYSALAVLKGVVSNFGLPVKMSLNVNDKQYISGFAYNGRARDAMDRVCDFLDLEWSAQDGELQIIRKGGVYAETAVVLSKDTGLIGYPRREAETMTEKSNAQTGIKYESNRVTHNSINVEDPTAKIKNRQTLDGAGYRVKSLLNPAIYPGAYVKLISNNIHGEFFRVEEAKYIGDTHGQEWNVEALLRYPKDGGQK
- a CDS encoding phage structural protein; this encodes MAANYSLSGTFDGSEVHVIIGTVPLSGFSDGDSITATRSGDLFTKRSGLDGSTGRSKNTDKSGTIEVRLLSTSAANDALSLLMNMDSLGLEGDAVFPISVVDMSGRTVISGSECWLQTPPSVAFSTNAVGERAWVFAAASLQLYVGGNN
- a CDS encoding tape measure protein, with amino-acid sequence MLIRELLVRLGLTGGEATGRDLDKIDVKVNQLMDSFRSLSGVLSSVLSVVNIADEMQLLEFRLGKVITTTNGGAEAMDNLSKHANDARVNIEAYADVYSQMGAATHGLIKSQQDLLNITDSVEMGLQLAGASTQQTTNVIMQLTQAMAVGKLQWSDMQVIMQNSEGFASRLAASLGTSLDQMAKAAQGEGSSISSDRVINALRNISSGVKEEFSSMPMTFEQGMTVVANRWDMFIHRLSRSTAIVPLIANDFLWLADKVEYIFDQIINALGGAENAVKWLSVAFGAAGLVGIIGAASTAFTALISPVGLIIAGLILLYGAAENVYRWFKKQPSLLDDFIGPAEKYHDEIDGITKGLDDLAEIAKFALRMLENLKNFMNSFQDSAQSLGDKLGTTKVAPWIKQKLGWFIDDLSGWASQANEQTYGVFDVPKMWNDMLSRIRESNRNSQVPVASSVNNMSVDTGFWKMQGTLGAKSNSVTISIGTISVPPGTTQEQMSYLNDVGLEVFNDVGYRLGSLGDDMNFNRG
- a CDS encoding DUF3383 family protein is translated as MSSLNQIASVDINLNTATVGKANFGIPLVVSPTTAFGERVRRYSSYSSAVSDQLDSHTLSALQAVFSQTPRPKQAYVGRRDAATIVVVPKDSSPIEGEIYSFTVNGTEISYTAMKDDTLDLVATGLSEAMGSEVEITDFFNAPTVSEGKVTLTVKNHPESTLTLFGKDNVSIQSIGATDNLASDMDKIKAEDNTWYGWSLVELNDDLITQGASWTETQNKLFFARSNTASIWSADSDDLASQLMGKQYLRTVLIADKFAATQYPDAAVMGRFFTKDPGEAVFALKSLVTIADSKFTDTEKANIIKKNANTYEQYSDGIYLFGVGTEQKPSGRVVSGEWIDVVRDRDWLTDDIQTSLASVKVRNGKIPYTNVGIALIINTLRARLANAQIQGVIAPDEKNSAGETVPGFKIDYPNAADIDADTKASRILYISFIGLLSGAVQLTQIDGTLSYDYQ
- a CDS encoding DUF4054 domain-containing protein, producing MSQTLYEAKPPLEVFRQIALEFAEIPDETINDYLELSTLFLSNKSYGEANNIALALMSGHMMASLGCFSKESFTSTARVISRTEGDLSISYESISNDTDYLSTTSYGNLLLLLEERMVGDNSSESEK